One window from the genome of Rhodobacteraceae bacterium S2214 encodes:
- a CDS encoding SOS response-associated peptidase: MCGRMAITLPHEAVVEMFGAVPANDLPDTPNYNVCPTVNVPVVTSDDGVRRLRPMRWGFIPHWYKKPNGGPLLINARAETIAEKPAFRAACRERRCLLPVTGFYEWYRDGDAKPLPWFIQRQDGEPLVMAGIWQDWEQDGAVISTCAIVTTRANEAMARIHHRIPVILTAKDWPLWLGEAGKGASQIMKSAPEDALLFHRVGTEVNSNRAAGATLLDPIA, from the coding sequence ATGTGCGGGCGAATGGCGATTACTTTGCCGCATGAGGCGGTCGTCGAAATGTTTGGGGCGGTGCCTGCAAACGACCTGCCGGACACACCCAATTACAACGTTTGTCCAACCGTCAACGTGCCTGTCGTTACGTCGGACGATGGGGTGCGCCGCCTGCGCCCGATGCGGTGGGGCTTCATCCCACATTGGTACAAAAAGCCGAACGGTGGCCCGCTATTGATCAACGCACGGGCAGAAACGATTGCGGAAAAACCTGCATTTCGGGCTGCATGTCGCGAAAGGCGGTGTCTGCTTCCTGTAACCGGTTTCTATGAATGGTATCGCGACGGCGATGCCAAACCATTGCCGTGGTTTATCCAGCGTCAGGATGGAGAGCCGCTTGTAATGGCTGGTATCTGGCAGGATTGGGAACAGGACGGGGCCGTGATTTCGACCTGCGCGATTGTCACGACGCGCGCCAACGAAGCGATGGCCCGTATTCACCACCGAATCCCGGTGATTCTTACAGCAAAGGACTGGCCGCTTTGGTTGGGTGAGGCGGGAAAAGGGGCGTCCCAAATCATGAAAAGCGCGCCCGAGGACGCGCTTTTGTTTCATCGTGTTGGAACTGAGGTCAACAGCAACCGCGCAGCAGGTGCGACGTTGCTGGATCCGATCGCTTAG
- a CDS encoding 5'-nucleotidase/apyrase family protein: protein MLSRILTSTCALALTAGAAAADYSLTILHTNDYHDRHEPISKYDGPCSSEDNAAGECFGGTARLVNAVTDARSRSNNSILVDGGDQFNGTLFYTYYKGTMTAEFMNLLGYDGMTVGNHEFDDGPEVLAGFMDAVEFPVLMSNADVSAEPLLAEKLAKSTVIERGGEMIGLIGLTPEDTDELASPGDNITFSDPIAAVQGEVDKLTAEGVNKIIVLSHSSYAVDLEVAANTTGVDVIVGGHSNTLLSNTNDRAEGPYPTMVGDTAVVQAYAYGKYLGELNVTFDDDGVITEAAGEPILIDGQVVEDESVVARIAELAEPLEEIRTQVVAETAEEIVGVREDCRARECPMGNLVADAMLARVKDQGIQVAIQNGGGVRASIDAGPVTMGEVYTVLPFQNTLSTFEVTGDVLVAALENGVSQVEEGAGRFPQVAGMSFAFDASAEAGARVSDVMIGGEAIDLTATYGVVSNNYVRNGGDGYAMFKDAANAYDFGPDLAEVMASFMAEGGAYTPYTDGRITVK from the coding sequence ATGCTTTCACGTATCCTGACATCAACTTGTGCCTTGGCTTTGACCGCCGGCGCAGCTGCGGCTGACTACAGCCTGACAATTCTTCACACGAACGACTATCATGACCGCCACGAGCCGATCAGCAAATATGACGGTCCATGTTCATCCGAAGATAACGCAGCTGGCGAATGCTTCGGTGGTACCGCACGTTTGGTAAATGCTGTGACTGACGCGCGTTCACGGTCAAACAACTCGATTCTCGTAGATGGCGGCGACCAGTTTAATGGCACGCTGTTCTACACGTACTACAAAGGCACAATGACGGCCGAGTTCATGAACCTTTTGGGCTATGACGGCATGACTGTGGGCAACCACGAATTTGACGATGGCCCAGAAGTTCTGGCGGGCTTCATGGATGCCGTGGAATTCCCAGTGTTGATGTCGAATGCTGATGTCTCAGCTGAGCCGCTGCTTGCGGAAAAGCTGGCGAAGTCCACTGTGATCGAACGTGGTGGCGAAATGATCGGGCTGATCGGTCTGACACCAGAAGATACAGATGAGCTGGCGTCACCTGGCGATAACATTACGTTTTCTGATCCGATAGCAGCGGTTCAAGGCGAAGTCGACAAGCTGACTGCTGAAGGCGTGAACAAGATCATCGTTCTGTCCCACTCTAGCTATGCCGTTGATTTGGAGGTTGCTGCGAATACAACGGGCGTTGATGTGATCGTTGGTGGTCACTCTAACACACTGCTGTCCAATACAAACGACCGTGCCGAAGGTCCTTACCCGACAATGGTTGGTGATACTGCCGTTGTTCAGGCATATGCATATGGCAAATACTTGGGCGAGCTGAACGTCACATTCGACGATGACGGTGTGATCACAGAAGCTGCCGGTGAGCCGATCCTGATCGACGGTCAAGTTGTGGAAGACGAAAGCGTTGTTGCGCGTATCGCAGAGTTGGCAGAGCCTCTCGAAGAGATTCGCACACAAGTTGTGGCAGAGACTGCTGAAGAAATCGTCGGCGTTCGTGAAGATTGCCGTGCGCGTGAATGCCCTATGGGTAACCTTGTGGCTGACGCTATGTTGGCCCGTGTGAAGGACCAAGGCATTCAGGTCGCAATTCAGAACGGTGGCGGCGTACGTGCATCGATCGACGCGGGTCCTGTCACAATGGGCGAAGTTTACACAGTGCTGCCTTTCCAGAACACGCTGTCCACATTCGAAGTAACTGGTGACGTGCTGGTTGCGGCCCTCGAAAACGGCGTGAGCCAAGTTGAAGAGGGCGCAGGCCGGTTCCCACAGGTTGCGGGCATGTCCTTTGCGTTTGACGCAAGCGCAGAAGCAGGTGCACGCGTTTCTGACGTGATGATCGGTGGCGAAGCAATCGATCTTACCGCGACTTATGGTGTCGTTTCGAACAACTATGTTCGTAACGGTGGTGACGGTTACGCGATGTTCAAAGATGCGGCAAACGCATATGACTTTGGTCCGGACTTGGCAGAAGTCATGGCGTCCTTCATGGCTGAGGGTGGCGCATACACGCCGTACACAGACGGTCGTATCACAGTAAAATAA
- a CDS encoding DUF952 domain-containing protein: MLIYKIFRGPEWADLVKNGETSGAPIDVADGFVHFSGADTVAKTAALYFADATDLVLVAVEADGMRDLKWEASRGGALFPHLFRKLTLDDVVWHRPLPIIEGVHQFPAEL; encoded by the coding sequence ATGCTGATTTACAAAATATTTCGGGGCCCCGAGTGGGCGGACCTTGTGAAGAATGGCGAAACGTCCGGCGCACCAATTGATGTTGCTGATGGATTTGTCCACTTTTCGGGAGCGGACACGGTCGCTAAAACCGCCGCGCTTTATTTTGCGGACGCGACTGATCTGGTCCTTGTCGCGGTGGAAGCCGACGGTATGCGCGATCTCAAGTGGGAAGCATCACGTGGCGGCGCATTGTTCCCACATCTTTTCCGCAAACTGACGTTGGATGACGTGGTGTGGCACAGGCCCCTTCCCATCATCGAAGGCGTCCATCAATTTCCGGCAGAGCTATGA
- a CDS encoding quinone-dependent dihydroorotate dehydrogenase translates to MKLLEEYGLKALHKLDPEVAHGAAIAALNIGLGPRSGPFSSDRLKTSLAGLELPNPVGLAAGFDKNATALHALSRTGFGFLEVGAATPRAQPGNPKPRLFRLTEDQAAINRFGFNNEGMYAIEPRLAARPDGIIGLNLGANKDSDDRAADFARVLTHCGPHLDFATVNVSSPNTEKLRDLQGKAALSALLNGVMEANDKLERRVPIFLKIAPDLTPDDIADVADVATDAQLSAIIATNTTLDREGLKSASKDEKGGLSGQPLFEKSTRVLAQLSGLTPLPIIGVGGIGSAEQAYQKIRAGACAVQLYTALVYGGISLVDDITRGLDALLERDGFAHVIDAVGAGRADWT, encoded by the coding sequence ATGAAATTACTCGAAGAATACGGCCTCAAGGCGCTCCATAAACTTGATCCTGAAGTGGCACATGGCGCTGCCATTGCCGCATTGAACATAGGACTTGGGCCACGGTCAGGTCCGTTTTCATCAGACCGTTTAAAGACCTCTTTGGCTGGCTTGGAATTACCCAATCCGGTCGGGCTTGCAGCGGGATTCGACAAAAATGCGACCGCCTTGCACGCGCTATCCCGCACCGGTTTTGGTTTTCTGGAAGTAGGTGCCGCCACGCCGCGCGCCCAACCGGGCAATCCCAAGCCGCGTCTGTTCCGGCTGACCGAAGATCAGGCTGCGATCAACCGCTTTGGATTCAATAACGAAGGCATGTACGCGATTGAGCCGCGTTTGGCCGCTCGCCCTGATGGTATTATCGGTCTCAACCTTGGCGCGAATAAAGACAGCGACGACCGCGCCGCGGATTTCGCGCGTGTTCTGACGCATTGCGGTCCACATCTGGATTTTGCGACTGTGAACGTATCGTCCCCGAACACCGAAAAGCTACGCGACCTGCAAGGTAAAGCAGCCCTTTCCGCGCTGCTGAATGGTGTCATGGAAGCGAACGATAAACTCGAACGACGTGTACCGATTTTCCTAAAGATCGCGCCCGATTTGACGCCCGATGATATCGCGGACGTAGCCGATGTCGCGACTGATGCGCAGCTTTCCGCAATCATCGCTACGAACACCACTTTGGATCGTGAAGGTCTGAAAAGTGCAAGCAAAGACGAAAAAGGCGGGCTTTCCGGTCAGCCCTTGTTCGAAAAGTCCACGCGCGTTCTTGCTCAGTTAAGCGGTCTGACCCCTCTGCCCATCATCGGTGTCGGCGGTATTGGTTCGGCTGAACAAGCCTATCAGAAGATCAGGGCCGGTGCTTGTGCCGTGCAGCTATACACTGCTTTAGTCTATGGCGGGATTTCCCTAGTCGACGACATTACTCGTGGTCTTGACGCGCTTTTGGAACGTGACGGATTTGCGCATGTGATCGATGCCGTGGGTGCCGGGCGCGCAGACTGGACCTAA
- a CDS encoding HAD family hydrolase — protein MNVAGIIFDKDGTLFDFNKTWGAITKTIIENECAHDLSQTPVLAGVLGFDHANAVFRPGSIVIASTAETVAEAILPFTLDQDKDALIDRMTQATSDTPQVQVTDLQYLFSDLRRRDLKLGIATNDGAAPARANLAQANVTDFFGFIAGYDSGFGEKPAPGQLLAFCEHENLKPAECVMVGDSLHDLHAGRAAGMRTVGVLTGPALHAELSPFADIVLDSIADLPNWLDKLPKS, from the coding sequence CTGAATGTAGCTGGCATCATTTTTGACAAGGACGGCACCCTTTTTGACTTCAATAAAACGTGGGGCGCAATCACGAAGACAATAATCGAAAATGAATGTGCCCATGATCTTTCGCAGACGCCTGTATTGGCTGGTGTACTAGGGTTCGATCACGCAAATGCTGTTTTCCGCCCCGGAAGCATCGTAATTGCATCGACGGCAGAAACCGTAGCCGAAGCAATCCTTCCGTTCACGTTGGATCAGGACAAAGACGCTTTGATCGACCGGATGACACAGGCAACGTCGGACACGCCACAGGTGCAAGTGACTGATCTGCAATATCTATTCTCTGATCTGCGTCGCCGCGACTTGAAGCTGGGAATCGCGACTAACGACGGTGCAGCACCGGCGCGGGCAAATCTTGCTCAGGCAAATGTAACTGACTTTTTCGGGTTCATTGCGGGGTATGATAGCGGCTTTGGGGAAAAACCCGCACCTGGGCAGCTATTGGCGTTTTGCGAACATGAAAATCTAAAGCCCGCCGAATGTGTGATGGTCGGTGACAGTTTGCACGATCTGCACGCTGGTCGCGCTGCAGGCATGCGAACCGTTGGTGTTTTGACGGGGCCTGCGCTGCACGCGGAGCTGTCGCCGTTTGCGGATATCGTGCTCGATTCTATCGCGGACCTACCGAATTGGTTGGATAAGCTGCCTAAATCCTAA
- a CDS encoding DUF3572 domain-containing protein has translation MSPDTAETIALQALGWLVGNEDLCPTFLGATGSSVEDLKARATDPAFQASVLEFITMDDSWVMAFCDTINLPYDQPLMARYALPGAEAVHWT, from the coding sequence ATGAGCCCAGACACCGCAGAAACGATTGCTTTACAGGCGCTTGGGTGGCTTGTCGGGAACGAAGACCTGTGCCCCACGTTTCTGGGTGCGACAGGAAGCTCTGTCGAAGACCTAAAGGCGCGGGCAACGGATCCTGCCTTTCAAGCTTCGGTTCTTGAATTCATAACAATGGATGATTCTTGGGTCATGGCGTTCTGTGACACGATCAATTTGCCTTATGATCAACCCCTTATGGCACGATATGCTTTACCAGGCGCGGAGGCCGTCCATTGGACCTGA
- a CDS encoding diguanylate cyclase, whose protein sequence is MSGRILIIDTVATNRIVMKVKLLSAQYDVVACATQDEAKASFIEQRPDLIVINLADHVEDHHAFCRALKNCPDTSDISIVGTGIADTARARFAALDAGADDILPSPINDTLLHARIRSLLRKRHTPAELWMREGTQRALGFEEVVAGFERPPRITLLTANPVLSTGLTARLNRINSLGVTVLGIDEVLRTTAISQNPDLFVIDSTTMRNPREDLFRLVADLRSRDQTRHISQLVSLSSDAVETAAMALDLGADDVITTTVASDELGIRCVALARRKRQQEQLRTTVRDGLKAAVTDPLTGLYNRRYATPYLTEIAKQSKKTGQEFAVMMIDIDHFKAINDTHGHAAGDAVLVELADRLRNNLRAIDLIARVGGEEFLVALPHSTPEQAQTAANRLCRLVNQKHFSVGANRQPLRVTISVGVAVGCVESTDIIGADDMCHQADGALYIAKSSGRDRVSLAHSAA, encoded by the coding sequence ATGTCAGGTAGAATACTGATTATCGATACGGTCGCGACTAATCGTATCGTGATGAAAGTGAAACTTCTTTCGGCGCAATACGATGTTGTCGCTTGCGCAACCCAAGATGAAGCCAAAGCATCATTTATCGAACAACGCCCAGATCTGATTGTCATCAATCTTGCTGATCATGTTGAAGATCACCACGCTTTTTGCCGGGCGCTGAAAAATTGCCCTGATACTTCTGATATTTCCATCGTCGGGACGGGCATTGCCGACACCGCACGTGCCAGATTTGCGGCACTGGACGCAGGCGCAGATGATATTCTGCCCAGCCCAATCAACGACACATTGCTGCACGCACGTATTCGCAGCTTACTACGAAAGCGGCACACGCCTGCGGAACTTTGGATGCGCGAAGGGACACAACGCGCATTGGGCTTTGAAGAAGTTGTTGCAGGTTTCGAACGCCCACCACGTATCACATTGCTTACCGCAAACCCCGTGCTCAGCACAGGTTTGACAGCGCGCCTTAACCGCATCAATTCGTTGGGCGTGACGGTCCTTGGCATTGATGAAGTTCTCAGAACGACCGCAATCTCTCAGAACCCAGACTTGTTCGTTATTGACAGTACGACCATGCGCAACCCGCGCGAGGATCTGTTCCGTCTTGTCGCGGATCTGCGATCACGTGATCAAACACGCCATATTTCCCAACTTGTTAGCTTATCATCCGATGCCGTCGAAACAGCCGCGATGGCGCTCGATCTTGGCGCTGATGATGTCATCACAACAACTGTTGCGTCGGATGAATTGGGCATTCGGTGTGTCGCGCTGGCTCGGCGCAAGCGGCAACAGGAACAATTGCGCACGACCGTACGGGATGGGCTTAAAGCGGCGGTCACTGATCCGCTGACTGGGCTGTACAATCGCAGGTATGCGACCCCCTACCTAACTGAAATTGCCAAGCAGTCGAAAAAGACAGGACAGGAATTTGCGGTGATGATGATCGATATCGATCATTTCAAAGCCATCAATGACACACACGGGCACGCGGCGGGTGACGCCGTACTAGTCGAACTTGCCGATCGATTGCGCAACAATCTGCGCGCAATTGATCTAATTGCACGCGTCGGCGGTGAAGAATTTCTGGTCGCACTTCCCCATAGCACACCAGAACAAGCGCAGACTGCAGCAAACCGCCTGTGTCGCTTGGTCAATCAGAAACACTTCAGCGTCGGGGCGAATAGGCAGCCATTGCGCGTTACCATCTCAGTCGGCGTCGCCGTTGGATGCGTCGAGAGCACAGACATCATCGGAGCGGACGACATGTGCCACCAAGCGGACGGTGCATTGTATATCGCTAAATCATCCGGCCGGGACCGCGTTTCCCTTGCACACTCAGCCGCCTGA
- a CDS encoding periplasmic heavy metal sensor, whose translation MQKQTKPRRVWRIVLVTSLAINLLILGLVGGAYLRSGGTPPGAFDVRLGPLTAALPPKDRREIGDQLRRGPGKPGLSRLERRQAFEDLILVLESQPFDPEALSRIFQIQQERQFELQGRALAAFVVRVTEMTLEERTAFAGRLRENSERRGNRDDQRPPRPNSGG comes from the coding sequence ATGCAGAAACAGACGAAACCACGTCGCGTTTGGCGTATTGTTCTTGTGACGTCGCTGGCGATAAACCTACTGATACTAGGTCTGGTCGGCGGCGCGTACTTGCGGAGCGGTGGGACGCCTCCGGGTGCGTTTGACGTGCGACTAGGGCCGTTGACTGCAGCGCTGCCTCCGAAGGATCGACGCGAGATTGGTGATCAATTGCGGCGTGGTCCAGGCAAGCCTGGGCTTTCTCGTCTGGAACGCCGCCAAGCGTTTGAGGACTTGATCTTGGTGCTTGAAAGTCAACCATTTGATCCAGAGGCGTTGTCGCGCATTTTTCAAATTCAGCAGGAACGTCAATTTGAGCTTCAGGGAAGGGCCTTGGCCGCGTTCGTCGTGCGGGTAACTGAAATGACTTTGGAAGAACGCACTGCCTTTGCTGGTCGCCTACGAGAAAACAGTGAACGTCGTGGAAATCGCGACGATCAACGACCGCCGCGACCCAACTCAGGCGGCTGA